Part of the Aquimarina sp. TRL1 genome, ACTCAATGCTGCATCCCAACGGTAACCAACTCCAAAACTCAATCGCTCATACAATAAAAAACTTGCGGATAAATCTACCTGTAAAGGAGCTCCCAAGACCAATTTTGTCAGCAAAGCTGGTTTAAATTTAACATCACTACTGAGATCAAACGTATGACCTGTAATTAAATAATAATTAATACGCTCCTTAGCTACAAAGGCTGAAGAATCATTACCCCCAACCGTAGCACTCTCATCAAAATGCTCCGTCTCCAATAAGTTTGGAGCACTCAATCCTAAATAAAAACGAGGGGTATGATAATACAAACCAATCCCAACATTAGGACTAAATTTATTGTCTATATTATTTTCGAAACTCGGATCATTAACATCAAATTTGCTCAATCGCTGAAAATCTACATTCAGTAAATGACCTCCTGCTTTTAATCCAAAACTTAACTTCCCAACATCTGAAGTAGGTATTGTATATGAAAAATCAATATCAAAATAGGTCTCCTGAGTAGGACCTATCTCATCATTGACGATAGAAACTCCCAAACCTACCCGGTTACTCTCTCCTATAGGCGTATTCATCGATAAGGTCTGAGTACGGGGTGCTCCATCCAATCCTACCCATTGACTCCGGTGAAGACCACTGATGCTCATCACTCCCCGACTACCCGCATATGCAGGGTTGACACTTATCGTATTATACATGTATTGGGTATACTGAGCATCTTGCTGAGAATACCCTAACACAATATGAAGCATTAAGAAAAGAATACTTATACTATATTGAAATCTCATCTGTCTGATTTAAAATATTTTACTTGTCAAAAATATTACTTTTTTAAAAAACAACCCTCCTATCTGTTTGCTACAAAAAGGAGGGACTTACTATTAATTGTTTATGTATAAGTAACCTGTCTTACTCTTATGTTCTCCTGTAGGCAATGTATATTCGATTACATAATAATAAGTTCCAACTGGGAGGTTATCACCTTTTTGAACCGTAACTCGACCATTACTTTGACCTCGGAAAAACGCTCCATCTTTACCATAAGATTCTGCCTCATACACCTTGACCCCCCAACGATTATAAATCGTGACAGTATTGGTTATATTCTCCAAACCTCGAATCACAAAAACATCATTAATCCCATCTCCATTGGGAGAAAATCCTGTATAAACTTCTATACCATCCTCCGCTGTAGGATCTACTGAATTAGGCTGTAAATAATCTGGAATACCATTGCCATCTGAATCTACAGCATCATCTGGATTTCCATCTCCATTAGGATCTGGACGTTCATCAATGGTAGCAATACCATCTCCATCATCATCTTCATCTAAATAGTCCGGAATACCATCATTATCAGAATCATCATTCGTATAATCACCATCACCATCAATATCCTCGTACTGGTTCTCTATACCATCGCCATCACAATCTCCTGTAGGAACTCCATTTGGATCACATGCATTTAGCGGGTCACTCTCTACTAATGGAACTACTGAGGTATCCGGATCATCTTCTACTAAAACTTCTTCACCATCTGTATAACCATCTCCGTCTGTATCTGGATTTGTCGGATCTGTACCAAGATCTTCCTCTTCCTCATCTGTTAAACCATCTCCATCCTGATCAAGCATATACTCCTTCTCCGAAATTACTTCGGTAACATTTCCTGCTACATCTGTAACGGAAACACTTCCTTCTATTGTTACATCTGGATCACTTAGTAAAACCGGTCCCGGAACTTCTATAGAAAATAACCCTGAACCATCAACTGTACCCGTATAAACAAAACCGTCAATAACCAAAGTAACAATATCTCCTTCACTAAATTCTCCTGTTACAACTCCCGTAATAGCTATAACTCCTTCTGCTTCCTCCCCTGTAACAATATTATCTGTCGTAATATCATCTATCGATAATGTAGCTGTAGGCGCTACTGTATCGATGATCAGTTCCCCGGAAGTGGTATCCGTAGCCGTATTACCAGCTGTATCCATAGCTGTAGCGGTTACATCATAGGTCCCGTCAGGACTGATCTCATTGCCCGCAGGAATTGTTAAGCTCCAGGTATTGTCGCCATTGTCTACCAGGTTTCCGTCTCCTTCACTATAGGTAACTCCATCTACCGTTACTGTTAAACTATCTGAAGAATCCGCTGTACCTGTGATCACCGGAGTTGTATCATTGGTGGTCTGACTAACCACTGTTGGAACTGTAGGGGCGACTGTATCGATTGTTAATTCCCCGGAAGTGGTATCCGTAGCCGTATTACCAGCTGTATCAGTAGCTGTAGCGGTTACATCATAGGTCCCGTCAGGGCTGATCTCATTACCCGCTGGAATTGTTAAACTCCAGGTATTGTCGCCATTGTCTACCAGATTCCCGTCTCCTTCGCTATAGGTAACTCCATCTACCGTTACTGTTAAGCTGTCTGAAGAATCCGCTGTACCTGTGATCAACGGGGTTGTATCATTGGTGGTCTGACTAACCACTGTTGGAACTGTAGGCGCTACTGTATCGATTGTTAATTCTCCGGAAGTGGTATCCGTAGCCGTATTACCAGCTGTATCAGTGGCTGTAGCCGTTACATCATAGGTTCCGTCAGGACTGATCTCATTGCCCGCAGGAATCGTTAAGCTCCAGGTATTGTCGCCATTGTCTACCAGGTTCCCGTCTCCTTCGCTATAGGTAACTCCATCTACCGTTACTGTTAAACTGTCTGAAGAATCCGCTGTACCTGTGATCACCGGGGTTGTATCATTGGTGGTCTGACTAACCACTGTTGGAACTGTAGGCGCGACTGTATCGATGATCAGTTCCCCGGAAGTGGTATCCGTAGCCGTATTACCAGCTGTATCCGTGGCTGTAGCGGTTACATCATAGGTCCCGTCAGGACTGATCTCATTACCCGCAGGAATTGTTAAACTCCAGGTATTGTCGCCATTGTCTACCAGATTCCCGTCTCCTTCGCTATAGGTAACTCCATCTACCGTTACTGTTAAGCTGTCTGAAGAATCCGCTGTACCTGTGATCACCGGAGTTGTATCATTGGTGGTCTGACTAACCACTGTTGGAACTGTAGGCGCGACTGTATCGATGATCAGTTCCCCGGAAGTGGTATCCGTAGCCGTATTACCAGCTGTATCAGTGGCTGTAGCCGTTACATCATAGGTCCCGTCAGGACTGATCTCATTGCCCGCAGGAATTGTTAAGCTCCAGGTATTATCGCCATTGTCTACCAGATTCCCGTCTCCTTCGCTATAGGTAACTCCATCTACCGTTACTGTTAAACTGTCTGAAGAATCCGCTGTACCTGTGATCACCGGGGTGGTATCATTGGTGGTCTGACTAACCACTGTTGGAACTGTAGGCGCGACTGTATCAATTGTTAATTCCCCGGAAGTGGTATCCGTAGCCGTATTACCAGCTGTATCCGTGGCTGTAGCCGTTACATCATAGGTGCCGTCAGGGCTGATCTCATTACCTGCCGGAATCGTTAAACTCCAGGTATTGTCGCCATTGTCTACCAGGTTCCCATCTCCTTCGCTATAGGTAACCCCATCTACTGTTACTGTTAAACTGTCTGAAGAATCCGCTGTACCTGTGATCACCGGAGTTGTATCATTGGTGGTCTGACTAACCACTGTTGGAACTGTAGGCGCTACTGTATCAATTGTTAATTCCCCGGAAGTGGTATCCGTAGCCGTATTACCAGCTGTATCCGTGGCTGTAGCCGTTACATCATAGGTCCCGTCAGGACTGATCTCATTACCCGCAGGAATCGTTAAGCTCCAGGTATTGTCGCCATTGTCTACCAGATTCCCGTCTCCTTCGCTATAGGTAACTCCATCTACCGTTACTGTTAAGCTGTCTGAAGAATCCGCTGTACCTGTGATCAACGGGGTGGTATCATTGGTGGTCTGACTAACCACTGTTGGAACTGTAGGCGCGACTGTATCGATTGTTAATTCTCCGGAAGTGGTATCCGTAGCTGTATTACCAGCTGTATCAGTGGCTGTAGCCGTTACATCATAGCTGCCGTCAGGGCTGATCTCATTGCCTGCCGGAATTGTTAAACTCCAGGTATTGTCGCCATTGTCTACCAGGTTCCCGTCTCCTTCGCTATAAGTAACTCCATCTACCGTTACTGTTAAACTATCTGAAGAATCCGCTGTACCTGTGATCACCGGAGTGGTATCATTGGTGGTCTGACTAACCACTGTTGGAACTGTAGGCGCTACTGTATCGATTGTTAATTCTCCGGAAGTGGTATCCGTAGCTGTATTACCAGCTGTATCAGTGGCTGTAGCCGTTACATCATAGGTCCCGTCAGGACTGATCTCATTACCCGCAGGAATTGTTAAGCTCCAGGTATTGTCGCCATTGTCTACCAGGTTCCCGTCTCCTTCGCTATAGGTAACTCCATCTACCGTTACTGTTAAACTGTCTGAAGAATCCGCTGTACCTGTGATCACCGGGGTGGTATCATTGGTGGTCTGACTAACCACTGTTGGAACTGTAGGCGCGACTGTATCAATTGTTAATTCCCCGGAAGTGGTATCCGTAGCCGTATTACCAGCTGTATCAGTGGCTGTAGCGGTTACATCATAGGTCCCGTCAGGACTGATCTCATTACCCGCAGGAATTGTTAAGCTCCAGGTATTGTCGCCATTGTCTACCAGGTTTCCGTCGCCTTCGCTATAGGTAACCCCATCTACTGTTACTGTTAAACTGTCTGAAGAATCCGCTGTACCTGTGATCACCGGGGTGGTATCATTGGTGGTCTGACTAACTACTGTTGGAACTGTAGGCGCGACTGTATCGATGATCAGTTCTCCGGAAGTGGTATCCGTAGCCGTATTACCAGCTGTATCCGTGGCTGTAGCGGTTACATCATAGGTCCCGTCAGGACTGATCTCATTACCCGCAGGAATTGTTAAACTCCAGGTATTGTCGCCATTGTCTACCAGATTCCCGTCTCCTTCGCTATAGGTAACTCCATCTACCGTTACTGTTAAACTGTCTGAAGAATCCGCTGTACCTGTGATCACCGGAGTTGTATCATTGGTGGTCTGACTAACCACTGTTGGAACTGTAGGCGCGACTGTATCGATGATCAGTTCCCCGGAAGTGGTATCCGTAGCCGTATTACCAGCTGTATCGGTGGCTGTAGCGGTTACATCATAGGTCCCGTCAGGACTGATCTCATTACCCGCAGGAATTGTTAAACTCCAGGTATTGTCGCCATTGTCTACCAGGTTCCCGTCTCCTTCGCTATAGGTAACTCCATCTACCGTTACTGTTAAACTGTCTGAAGAATCCGCTGTACCTGTGATCACCGGGGTGGTATCATTGGTGGTCTGACTAACCACTGTTGGAACTGTAGGCGCTACTGTATCGATTGTTAATTCTCCGGAAGTGGTATCCGTAGCCGTATTACCAGCTGTATCAGTGGCTGTAGCGGTTACATCATAGGTGCCGTCAGGGCTGATCTCATTACCCGCAGGAATCGTTAAACTCCAGGTATTGTCGCCATTGTCTACCAGGTTCCCGTCTCCTTCGCTATAGGTAACTCCATCTACCGTTACTGTTAAGCTGTCTGAAGAATCCGCTGTACCTGTGATCACCGGGGTGGTATCATTCGTGGTCTGACTAACCACTGTTGGAACTGTAGGCGCGACTGTATCGATGATCAGTTCTCCGGAAGTGGTATCCGTAGCCGTATTACCAGCTGTATCCGTGGCTGTAGCCGTTACATCATAGGTCCCGTCAGGATTGATCTCATTGCCCGCAGGAATTGTTAAACTCCAGGTATTGTCGCCATTGTCTACCAGGTTCCCGTCTCCTTCGCTATAGGTAACTCCATCTACCGTTACTGTTAAACTGTCTGAAGAATCCGCTGTACCTGTGATCACCGGGGTGGTATCATTGGTGGTCTGACTAACCACTGTTGGAACTGTAGGCGCTACTGTATCGATTGTTAATTCTCCGGAAGTGGTATCCGTAGCCGTATTACCAGCTGTATCAGTGGCTGTAGCGGTTACATCATAGGTGCCGTCAGGGCTGATCTCATTACCCGCAGGAATCGTTAAACTCCAGGTATTGTCGCCATTGTCTACCAGGTTCCCGTCTCCTTCGCTATAGGTAACTCCATCTACCGTTACTGTTAAGCTGTCTGAAGAATCCGCTGTACCTGTGATCACCGGAGTTGTATCATTGGTGGTCTGACTAACCACTGTTGGAACTGTAGGCGCTACTGTATCAATTGTTAATTCCCCGGAAGTGGTATCCGTAGCCGTATTACCAGCTGTATCCGTGGCTGTAGCCGTTACATCATAGGTCCCGTCAGGACTGATCTCATTACCCGCAGGAATCGTTAAGCTCCAGGTATTGTCGCCATTGTCTACCAGATTCCCGTCTCCTTCGCTATAGGTAACTCCATCTACCGTTACTGTTAAGCTGTCTGAAGAATCCGCTGTACCTGTGATCAACGGGGTGGTATCATTGGTGGTCTGACTAACCACTGTTGGAACTGTAGGCGCGACTGTATCGATTGTTAATTCTCCGGAAGTGGTATCCGTAGCTGTATTACCAGCTGTATCAGTGGCTGTAGCCGTTACATCATAGCTGCCGTCAGGGCTGATCTCATTGCCTGCCGGAATTGTTAAACTCCAGGTATTGTCGCCATTGTCTACCAGGTTCCCGTCTCCTTCGCTATAAGTAACTCCATCTACCGTTACTGTTAAACTATCTGAAGAATCCGCTGTACCTGTGATCACCGGAGTGGTATCATTGGTGGTCTGACTAACCACTGTTGGAACTGTAGGCGCTACTGTATCGATTGTTAATTCTCCGGAAGTGGTATCCGTAGCTGTATTACCAGCTGTATCAGTGGCTGTAGCCGTTACATCATAGGTCCCGTCAGGACTGATCTCATTACCCGCAGGAATTGTTAAACTCCAGGTATTGTCGCCATTGTCTACCAGGTTCCCGTCTCCTTCGCTATAGGTAACTCCATCTACTGTTACTGTTAAACTGTCTGAAGAATCTGCTGTACCTGTGATCACCGGGGTTGTATCATTGGTGGTCTGACTAACCACTGTTGGAACTGTAGGCGCGACTGTATCGATGATCAGTTCTCCGGAAGTGGTATCCGTAGCCGTATTACCAGCTGTATCAGTGGCTGTAGCCGTTACATCATAGGTTCCGTCAGGGCTGATCTCATTGCCCGCAGGAATCGTTAAGCTCCAGGTATTGTCGCCATTGTCTACCAGGTTCCCGTCTCCTTCGCTATAGGTAACTCCATCTACCGTTACTGTTAAACTGTCTGAAGAATCTGCTGTACCTGTGATCACCGGAGTGGTATCATTGGTGGTCTGACTAACCACTGTTGGAACTGTAGGCGCTACTGTATCGATGATCAGTTCTCCGGAAGTGGTATCCGTAGCCGTATTACCAGCTGTATCAGTGGCTGTAGCCGTTACATCATAGCTGCCGTCAGGGCTGATCTCATTGCCCGCAGGAATCGTTAAGCTCCAGGTATTGTCGCCATTGTCTACCAGGTTCCCGTCTCCTTCGCTATAGGTAACTCCATCTACTGTTACTGTTAAACTGTCTGAAGAACCTGCTGTACCTGTGATCACCGGGGTTGTATCATTGGTGGTCTGACTAACCACTGTTGGAACTGTAGGCGCGACTGTATCGATGATCAGTTCTCCGGAAGTGGTATCCGTAGCCGTATTACCAGCTGTATCAGTGGCTGTAGCCGTTACATCATAGCTGCCGTCAGGGCTGATCTCATTGCCCGCAGGAATCGTTAAGCTCCAGGTATTGTCGCCATTGTCTACCAGATTCCCGTCTCCTTCGCTATAGGTAACTCCATCTACCGTTACTGTTAAACTGTCTGAAGAATCTGCTGTACCTGTGATCACCGGAGTGGTATCATTGGTGGTCTGACTAACCACTGTTGGAACTGTAGGCGCTACTGTATCGATTGTTAATTCTCCGGAAGTGGTATCCGTAGCCGTATTACCAGCTGTATCAGTGGCTGTAGCCGTTACATCATAGGTGCCGTCAGGGCTGATCTCATTGCCCGCAGGAATCGTTAAGCTCCAGGTATTGTCGCCATTGTCTACCAGGTTCCCGTCTCCTTCGCTATAGGTAGCTCCATCTACCGTTACTGTTAAGCTATCTGAAGAATCCGCTGTACCTGTGATCACCGGGGTGGTATCATTGGTGGTCTGACTAACCACTGTTGGAACTGTAGGCGCGACTGTATCGATGATCAGTTCTCCGGAAGTGGTATCCGTAGCCGTATTACCAGCTGTATCAGTGGCTGTAGCCGTTACATCATAGGTTCCGTCAGGGCTGATCTCATTGCCTGCCGGAATCGTTAAGCTCCAGGTATTGTCGCCATTGTCTACCAGGTTCCCGTCTCCTTCGCTATAGGTAACTCCATCTACCGTTACTGTTAAACTGTCTGAAGAATCCGCTGTACCTGTGATCACCGGGGTTGTATCATTGGTGGTCTGACTAACCACTGTTGGAACTGTAGGCGCGACTGTATCGATTGTTAATTCCCCGGAAGTGGTATCCGTAGCCGTATTACCAGCTGTATCAGTAGCTGTAGCCGTTACATCATAGGTCCCGTCAGGGCTGATCTCATTACCCGCTGGAATTGTTAAACTCCAGGTATTGTCGCCATTGTCTACCAGATTCCCGTCTCCTTCGCTATAGGTAACTCCATCTACCGTTACTGTTAAGCTGTCTGAAGAATCCGCTGTACCTGTGATCAACGGGGTTGTATCATTGGTGGTCTGACTAACCACTGTTGGAACTGTAGGCGCTACTGTATCGATTGTTAATTCTCCGGAAGTGGTATCCGTAGCCGTATTACCAGCTGTATCAGTGGCTGTAGCCGTTACATCATAGGTTCCGTCAGGACTGATCTCATTGCCCGCAGGAATCGTTAAGCTCCAGGTATTGTCGCCATTGTCTACCAGGTTCCCGTCTCCTTCGCTATAGGTAACTCCATCTACCGTTACTGTTAAACTGTCTGAAGAATCCGCTGTACCTGTGATCACCGGGGTTGTATCATTGGTGGTCTGACTAACCACTGTTGGAACTGTAGGCGCGACTGTATCGATGATCAGTTCCCCGGAAGTGGTATCCGTAGCCGTATTACCAGCTGTATCGGTGGCTGTAGCGGTTACATCATAGGTCCCGTCAGGGCTGATCTCATTACCTGCCGGAATCGTTAAACTCCAGGTATTGTCGCCATTGTCTACCAGGTTCCCGTCTCCTTCGCTATAGGTAACTCCATCTACCGTTACTGTTAAACTGTCTGAAGAATCCGCTGTACCTGTGATCACCGGAGTTGTATCATTGGTGGTCTGACTAACCACTGTTGGAACTGTAGGCGCGACTGTATCAATTGTTAATTCCCCGGAAGTGGTATCCGTAGCCGTATTACCAGCTGTATCAGTAGCTGTAGCGGTTACATCATAGGTCCCGTCAGGACTGATCTCATTGCCCGCAGGAATTGTTAAACTCCAGGTATTGTCGCCATTGTCTACCAGGTTCCCGTCTCCTTCGCTATAGGTAACCCCATCTACTGTTACTGTTAAACTATCTGAAGAATCCGCTGTACCTGTGATCACCGGGGTGGTATCATTGGTGGTCTGACTAACCACTGTTGGAACTGTAGGGGCGACTGTATCGATGATCAGTTCCCCGGAAGTGGTATCCGTAGCCGTATTACCAGCTGTATCGGTAGCTGTAGCGGTTACATCATAGCTGCCGTCAGGACTGATCTCATTACCCGCAGGAATTGTTAAACTCCAGGTATTGTCGCCATTGTCTACCAGGTTCCCGTCTCCTTCGCTATAGGTAACCCCATCTACTGTTACTGTTAAACTATCTGAAGAATCCGCTGTACCTGTGATCACCGGGGTGGTATCATTGGTGGTCTGACTAACCACTGTTGGAACTGTAGGGGCGACTGTATCGATTGTTAATTCCCCGGAAGTGGTATCCGTAGCCGTATTACCAGCTGTATCGGTGGCTGTAGCGGTTACATCATAGGTCCCGTCAGGACTGATCTCATTACCCGCAGGAATTGTTAAACTCCAGGTATTATCGCCATTGTCTACCAGGTTCCCGTCTCCTTCGCTATAGGTAACCCCATCTACTGTTACTGTTAAACTATCTGAAGAATCCGCTGTACCTGTGATCACCGGGGTGGTATCATTGGTGGTCTGACTAACCACTGTTGGAACTGTAGGGGCGACTGTATCGATTGTTAATTCCCCGGAAGTGGTATCCGTAGCCGTATTACCAGCTGTATCGGTGGCTGTAGCGGTTACATCATAGGTCCCGTCAGGACTGATCTCATTACCCGCAGGAATTGTTAAACTCCAGGTATTATCGCCATTGTCTACCAGATTCCCGTCTCCTTCGCTATAGGTAACTCCATCTACCGTTACTGTTAAACTGTCTGAAGAATCCGCTGTACCTGTGATCACCGGAGTTGTATCATTGGTGGTCTGACTAACCACTGTTGGAACTGTAGGGGCGACTGTATCGATTGTTAATTCCCCGGAAGTGGTATCCGTAGCCGTATTACCAGCTGTATCAGTAGCTGTAGCGGTTACATCATAGGTCCCGTCAGGACTGATCTCATTGCCCGCAGGAATTGTTAAACTCCAGGTATTGTCGCCATTGTCTACCAGATTCCCGTCTCCTTCGCTATAGGTAACTCCATCTACCGTTACTGTTAAGCTATCTGAAGAATCCGCTGTACCTGTGATCACCGGGGTGGTATCATTGGTGGTCTGACTAACCACTGTTGGAACTGTAGGCGCGACTGTATCGATGATCAGTTCCCCGGAAGTGGTATCCGTAGCCGTATTA contains:
- a CDS encoding Ig-like domain-containing protein is translated as MNSKLLKKTGRGIQSIVPLLFFIVTSISNAQITGTWSQYGGANEWEASTGTIKVRTTTTGSMGGFGTDTFGCAGAYSTTSVDNISSLRFYHDVLNQTGTITFSFVDTSNNPIVVRNPIIHVDRLGGFSGTTSVATLFTLQGGLTWNELSENGNHFVSTTNTLVRTINQALTAPVGECGPSNSGTAAGTLQIIGDISSFTLQATMPSGSIGTLGDEIEVVFSGLMQLVDTDGDGVLDVTDLDDDNDGILDVVECPSTNSLTNGDFASGNLSGWTEGGAGNWFYTGANGGSGMVNSDSNGTNTLSQTISVDAGYVNELTFDVGAYFAHAVPMVLNVYVDGDLLYTETSDQIGATNGGPSHTLGGRSISFLPSASTATITFETVKATSGTGDDISIDNVFVQGQRQNTDGNGLPNCLDLDSDGDGIPDNIEAQSTTGYIAPNGDSAATYTANNGVNSAYLGGLTPVNTDGTDEPDYLDLDSDNGGANDTVEAGLTLSGTVGANGLDNNYDNGDDYADVNGSFDNTQTDNFPDEDGDVNSGGDVDYRDGLDDTDTDGDSVPDRVDLDDDNDGILDTEECTQSLLLDLGAFDGLSATAGTSVNNAVSQPGVTAGNTITLNLDATTATGTIAAIATGGVFSGRDPSGDGSIIQIGTMNLTNSQEAKAIFVFDVAVTDLTFHMTDIDGGNLSGPEQADIVGSLGGTPVILTEANIEVVAGPPAPTQTNNQFVGGGSSNVIKVSFKTAIDRLEITAKGTQSSAVSLTQSIFNLSWSCDTDGDLIPDAKDLDSDGDGIPDNIEAQSTTGYIAPNGDSAATYTANNGVNSAYLGGLTPVNTDGTDEVDYLDLDSDNDGVTDTTEAGLTLSGTVGVNGLDNSYDNGDSYADVNGSFDNTQTDNFPDADGDVNSGGDVDYRDIVTPTVVSQTTNDTTPVITGTHDSSTTLTVTVDGVTYTEGDGNLVDNGDDTWSLTIPAGNEISPDGTYDVTATSTSGSISVSDTTSGELIIDTVAPTVPTVVSQTTNDTTPVITGTADSSDSLTVTVDGVTYSEGDGNLVDNGDNTWSLTIPAGNEISPDGTYDVTATATDTAGNTATDTTSGELIIDTVAPTVPTVVSQTTNDTTPVITGTADSSDSLTVTVDGVTYSEGDGNLVDNGDNTWSLTIPAGNEISPDGTYDVTATATDTAGNTATDTTSGELTIDTVAPTVPTVVSQTTNDTTPVITGTADSSDSLTVTVDGVTYSEGDGNLVDNGDNTWSLTIPAGNEISPDGTYDVTAIATDTAGNTATDTTSGELIIDTVAPTVPTVVSQTTNDTTPVITGTADSSDSLTVTVDGVTYSEGDGNLVDNGDNTWSLTIPAGNELTTDGTYDVTATATDTAGNTATDTTSGELTIDTVAPTVPTVVSQTTNDTTPVITGTADSSDSLTVTVDGVTYSEGDGNLVDNGDNTWSLTIPAGNEISPDGTYDVTATATDTAGNTATDTTSGELIIDTVAPTVPTVVSQTTNDTTPVITGTADSSDSLTVTVDGVTYSEGDGNLVDNGDNTWSLTIPAGNEISPDGTYDVTATATDTAGNTATDTTSGELIIDTVAPTVPTVVSQTTNDTTPVITGTADSSDSLTVTVDGVTYSEGDGNLVDNGDNTWSLTIPAGNEISPDGTYDVTATATDTAGNTATDTTSGELTIDTVAPTVPTVVSQTTNDTTPVITGTADSSDSLTVTVDGVTYSEGDGNLVDNGDNTWSLTIPAGNEISPDGTYDVTATATDTAGNTATDTTSGELTIDTVAPTVPTVVSQTTNDTTPVITGTADSSDSLTVTVDGVTYSEGDGNLVDNGDNTWSLTIPAGNEISPDGTYDVTATATDTAGNTATDTTSGELTIDTVAPTVPTVVSQTTNDTTPVITGTADSSDSLTVTVDGVTYSEGDGNLVDNGDNTWSLTIPAGNEISPDGSYDVTATATDTAGNTATDTTSGELIIDTVAPTVPTVVSQTTNDTTPVITGTADSSDSLTVTVDGVTYSEGDGNLVDNGDNTWSLTIPAGNEISPDGTYDVTATATDTAGNTATDTTSGELTIDTVAPTVPTVVSQTTNDTTPVITGTADSSDSLTVTVDGVTYSEGDGNLVDNGDNTWSLTIPAGNEISPDGTYDVTATATDTAGNTATDTTSGELIIDTVAPTVPTVVSQTTNDTTPVITGTADSSDSLTVTVDGVTYSEGDGNLVDNGDNTWSLTIPAGNEISPDGTYDVTATATDTAGNTATDTTSGELTIDTVAPTVPTVVSQTTNDTTPLITGTADSSDSLTVTVDGVTYSEGDGNLVDNGDNTWSLTIPAGNEISPDGTYDVTATATDTAGNTATDTTSGELTIDTVAPTVPTVVSQTTNDTTPVITGTADSSDSLTVTVDGVTYSEGDGNLVDNGDNTWSLTIPAGNEISPDGTYDVTATATDTAGNTATDTTSGELIIDTVAPTVPTVVSQTTNDTTPVITGTADSSDSLTVTVDGATYSEGDGNLVDNGDNTWSLTIPAGNEISPDGTYDVTATATDTAGNTATDTTSGELTIDTVAPTVPTVVSQTTNDTTPVITGTADSSDSLTVTVDGVTYSEGDGNLVDNGDNTWSLTIPAGNEISPDGSYDVTATATDTAGNTATDTTSGELIIDTVAPTVPTVVSQTTNDTTPVITGTAGSSDSLTVTVDGVTYSEGDGNLVDNGDNTWSLTIPAGNEISPDGSYDVTATATDTAGNTATDTTSGELIIDTVAPTVPTVVSQTTNDTTPVITGTADSSDSLTVTVDGVTYSEGDGNLVDNGDNTWSLTIPAGNEISPDGTYDVTATATDTAGNTATDTTSGELIIDTVAPTVPTVVSQTTNDTTPVITGTADSSDSLTVTVDGVTYSEGDGNLVDNGDNTWSLTIPAGNEISPDGTYDVTATATDTAGNTATDTTSGELTIDTVAPTVPTVVSQTTNDTTPVITGTADSSDSLTVTVDGVTYSEGDGNLVDNGDNTWSLTIPAGNEISPDGSYDVTATATDTAGNTATDTTSGELTIDTVAPTVPTVVSQTTNDTTPLITGTADSSDSLTVTVDGVTYSEGDGNLVDNGDNTWSLTIPAGNEISPDGTYDVTATATDTAGNTATDTTSGELTIDTVAPTVPTVVSQTTNDTTPVITGTADSSDSLTVTVDGVTYSEGDGNLVDNGDNTWSLTIPAGNEISPDGTYDVTATATDTAGNTATDTTSGELTIDTVAPTVPTVVSQTTNDTTPVITGTADSSDSLTVTVDGVTYSEGDGNLVDNGDNTWSLTIPAGNEINPDGTYDVTATATDTAGNTATDTTSGELIIDTVAPTVPTVVSQTTNDTTPVITGTADSSDSLTVTVDGVTYSEGDGNLVDNGDNTWSLTIPAGNEISPDGTYDVTATATDTAGNTATDTTSGELTIDTVAPTVPTVVSQTTNDTTPVITGTADSSDSLTVTVDGVTYSEGDGNLVDNGDNTWSLTIPAGNEISPDGTYDVTATATDTAGNTATDTTSGELIIDTVAPTVPTVVSQTTNDTTPVITGTADSSDSLTVTVDGVTYSEGDGNLVDNGDNTWSLTIPAGNEISPDGTYDVTATATDTAGNTATDTTSGELIIDTVAPTVPTVVSQTTNDTTPVITGTADSSDSLTVTVDGVTYSEGDGNLVDNGDNTWSLTIPAGNEISPDGTYDVTATATDTAGNTATDTTSGELTIDTVAPTVPTVVSQTTNDTTPVITGTADSSDSLTVTVDGVTYSEGDGNLVDNGDNTWSLTIPAGNEISPDGTYDVTATATDTAGNTATDTTSGELTIDTVAPTVPTVVSQTTNDTTPVITGTADSSDSLTVTVDGVTYSEGDGNLVDNGDNTWSLTIPAGNEISPDGSYDVTATATDTAGNTATDTTSGELTIDTVAPTVPTVVSQTTNDTTPLITGTADSSDSLTVTVDGVTYSEGDGNLVDNGDNTWSLTIPAGNEISPDGTYDVTATATDTAGNTATDTTSGELTIDTVAPTVPTVVSQTTNDTTPVITGTADSSDSLTVTVDGVTYSEGDGNLVDNGDNTWSLTIPAGNEISPDGTYDVTATATDTAGNTATDTTSGELTIDTVAPTVPTVVSQTTNDTTPVITGTADSSDSLTVTVDGVTYSEGDGNLVDNGDNTWSLTIPAGNEISPDGTYDVTATATDTAGNTATDTTSGELIIDTVAPTVPTVVSQTTNDTTPVITGTADSSDSLTVTVDGVTYSEGDGNLVDNGDNTWSLTIPAGNEISPDGTYDVTATATDTAGNTATDTTSGELIIDTVAPTVPTVVSQTTNDTTPVITGTADSSDSLTVTVDGVTYSEGDGNLVDNGDNTWSLTIPAGNEISPDGTYDVTATATDTAGNTATDTTSGELTIDTVAPTVPTVVSQTTNDTTPLITGTADSSDSLTVTVDGVTYSEGDGNLVDNGDNTWSLTIPAGNEISPDGTYDVTATATDTAGNTATDTTSGELTIDTVAPTVPTVVSQTTNDTTPVITGTADSSDSLTVTVDGVTYSEGDGNLVDNGDNTWSLTIPAGNEISPDGTYDVTATAMDTAGNTATDTTSGELIIDTVAPTATLSIDDITTDNIVTGEEAEGVIAITGVVTGEFSEGDIVTLVIDGFVYTGTVDGSGLFSIEVPGPVLLSDPDVTIEGSVSVTDVAGNVTEVISEKEYMLDQDGDGLTDEEEEDLGTDPTNPDTDGDGYTDGEEVLVEDDPDTSVVPLVESDPLNACDPNGVPTGDCDGDGIENQYEDIDGDGDYTNDDSDNDGIPDYLDEDDDGDGIATIDERPDPNGDGNPDDAVDSDGNGIPDYLQPNSVDPTAEDGIEVYTGFSPNGDGINDVFVIRGLENITNTVTIYNRWGVKVYEAESYGKDGAFFRGQSNGRVTVQKGDNLPVGTYYYVIEYTLPTGEHKSKTGYLYINN